Proteins encoded together in one Microplitis mediator isolate UGA2020A chromosome 7, iyMicMedi2.1, whole genome shotgun sequence window:
- the LOC130671802 gene encoding NADH dehydrogenase [ubiquinone] 1 beta subcomplex subunit 7 has protein sequence MGSAYSLFMEPDVTPMGDAKPSFPTTYGFEEGRKPRVMIATEQEMTAAMIPAERRDYCAHHYLKLEQCRYDNVPWMIKCSAEKHAWDTCAYEDYVLRMKEYERERRLLVRQKRKQQKEAAAA, from the exons atgggtAGTGCATACTCCCTTTTTATGGAACCTGATGTGACTCCTATGGGAGATGCAAAACCTTCATTCCCTACAACGTATGGATTCGAAGAGGGAAGGAAACCTCGAG ttatgaTTGCTACTGAGCAGGAAATGACAGCTGCGATGATTCCAGCAGAAAGACGAGATTATTGTGCacatcattatttaaaattagagCAATGCCGATATGACAATGTACCCTGGATGATTAAATGTAGCGCTGAAAAACATGCTTGGGATACTTGCGCTTATGAAGA ttACGTGTTAAGAATGAAAGAATATGAACGTGAACGTCGATTATTAGTTCGACAAAAGAGAAAGCAACAAAAAGAAGCTGCTGCGGCATaa